One region of Oxalobacteraceae bacterium OTU3CAMAD1 genomic DNA includes:
- the accD gene encoding acetyl-CoA carboxylase, carboxyltransferase subunit beta — protein MSWIEKLLPPRFNRNGAEPRQSIPAGLWIKCPACEAVLYRADLETNLHVCPKCSHHLRIRARARLDALLDAGGRHEIGQEVLTVDMLKFKGSKSYPARLQAAMEATGETDAIIVIGGAVLSVPVVVACFEFDFMGGSMGSVVGERFVRGVQAAIDQHVPFVCITASGGARMQEGLLSLMQMAKTTAMLARLAEKKLPFVSVLTDPTSGGISASFCFLGDLVIAEPKALIAFTGARVIKSTLGVTLPEGYQRSEFLLERGAIDMIVDRRDMRAELASLLALLLKLPKDAIASNTSESRRAD, from the coding sequence ATGAGCTGGATCGAAAAACTGCTGCCCCCGCGGTTCAACCGCAACGGCGCCGAACCGCGCCAATCGATACCGGCCGGCCTGTGGATCAAGTGTCCCGCGTGCGAGGCGGTGTTGTACCGCGCCGACCTCGAAACCAACCTGCACGTCTGCCCCAAATGCAGCCACCATCTGCGTATTCGCGCGCGCGCCCGTCTCGACGCCCTGCTCGACGCAGGCGGCCGTCACGAGATCGGCCAGGAAGTGCTTACGGTCGACATGCTCAAGTTCAAAGGCAGCAAAAGCTATCCGGCGCGCCTGCAAGCGGCGATGGAAGCGACCGGCGAGACCGACGCGATCATCGTCATCGGCGGCGCTGTCCTGTCGGTGCCGGTGGTGGTGGCGTGCTTCGAATTCGACTTCATGGGCGGCTCGATGGGATCGGTGGTCGGTGAGCGCTTCGTGCGCGGCGTGCAGGCCGCCATCGACCAGCATGTGCCATTCGTCTGCATCACCGCCAGCGGCGGCGCGCGCATGCAGGAAGGCTTGCTGTCGTTGATGCAGATGGCGAAAACCACAGCCATGCTGGCCAGGCTGGCGGAGAAAAAGCTGCCCTTCGTATCGGTGCTGACCGATCCCACGTCGGGTGGCATATCAGCCTCGTTCTGCTTCCTGGGCGACCTGGTGATCGCCGAACCGAAGGCGCTGATCGCGTTCACCGGCGCGCGCGTCATCAAAAGCACCTTGGGGGTCACACTGCCGGAGGGCTATCAGCGTTCGGAATTCCTGCTCGAACGCGGCGCCATCGACATGATCGTCGACCGCCGCGACATGCGCGCCGAATTGGCGTCGCTACTGGCCTTGCTGCTAAAGCTGCCGAAGGACGCCATCGCCAGCAACACATCGGAATCACGTAGGGCGGATTAG